Proteins from one Rhizobium bangladeshense genomic window:
- a CDS encoding Ldh family oxidoreductase: MADRTQSSGILRPLAAIEAFCRQILTASGADRPTAEAATRAMMHGTCHGIDSHGVRLLAHYVKGLVEGRLNPRPKLTLANSLGAVASLDADNAHGALATYTAMDHATRLAGEFGIGAIAVRNSSHFGPAGAYAIDAAERGFIGFAFCNSDSFVRLHDGAMRFHGTNPIACAVPVKGQNPWLFDMATSAVPYNRVQLYRSLGRELPAGVASDERGYDTRDPQIADMLAPLGGEFGFKGAGLAGIAEILSAVLTGMKLSVDIAPMPGPDFSTPRGLGAFVIALKPGAFLDIDSFDAAMTRYLDTLRNSPAREGFKVMAPGDREWAVAAQRQKAGVELDPVTVESFKALGAAYGINAPV, from the coding sequence ATGGCCGACAGAACCCAATCTTCCGGCATCCTGAGACCGCTTGCGGCAATCGAGGCTTTCTGCAGGCAGATCCTGACCGCATCAGGCGCCGACCGGCCAACCGCGGAGGCCGCCACCAGGGCAATGATGCATGGCACCTGTCACGGCATCGACAGCCATGGGGTGCGGTTGCTCGCCCATTATGTGAAGGGGCTGGTCGAAGGCCGTCTCAATCCGCGCCCGAAGCTGACGCTCGCCAATAGCCTTGGCGCCGTCGCCTCGCTCGACGCCGATAATGCCCATGGCGCGCTCGCGACCTACACCGCGATGGATCACGCCACACGACTGGCGGGTGAGTTCGGCATCGGTGCAATCGCCGTCCGCAATTCCTCGCATTTCGGCCCGGCGGGCGCCTATGCCATCGACGCCGCCGAACGCGGCTTCATTGGCTTTGCCTTCTGCAATTCCGACAGTTTCGTACGCTTGCATGACGGGGCGATGCGCTTCCACGGCACGAATCCGATCGCCTGCGCCGTGCCGGTGAAAGGGCAAAATCCCTGGCTCTTCGACATGGCGACGAGTGCCGTGCCGTATAACCGCGTGCAGCTCTATCGAAGCCTCGGCCGGGAACTGCCCGCCGGCGTCGCCTCCGACGAGCGGGGCTACGACACCAGAGACCCTCAGATCGCCGACATGCTGGCGCCGCTCGGCGGCGAGTTCGGCTTCAAAGGCGCAGGGCTCGCCGGCATTGCCGAAATCCTCAGCGCGGTGCTAACCGGCATGAAACTCAGCGTCGACATCGCCCCCATGCCAGGCCCTGATTTCTCGACGCCGCGCGGCCTCGGCGCTTTCGTCATCGCCCTCAAGCCCGGCGCATTTCTTGACATCGACAGTTTCGATGCGGCGATGACGCGTTATCTTGACACCTTGCGCAATTCCCCGGCACGCGAAGGCTTCAAGGTGATGGCGCCCGGTGACCGGGAATGGGCTGTGGCCGCGCAACGGCAAAAAGCGGGCGTGGAGCTTGATCCGGTCACGGTCGAATCCTTCAAGGCGCTTGGCGCTGCTTACGGGATCAACGCTCCTGTCTGA
- a CDS encoding Crp/Fnr family transcriptional regulator, with the protein MRAFESRNLILSQLADPELLALERILEPLPLPRDFELVHPGTPVSYYYFLESGIACMVATSPEGRKAEIGVLGRDAMSPPALTVDAERFSFDVMMQVGGHGRRVDAGALACFLVDRPPVRRLLSHFVHAFFVQVANNALSNAVHKIDVRLAKWILMCHDRLEGEEIEITHEYMATMLGVRRSSVTDALHVLEGRHFIYSSRGMVIIRDRASLEAFAADAYDVPGISSRDWPQISRRPLAIYR; encoded by the coding sequence ATGCGAGCGTTTGAAAGCAGAAATCTCATTCTATCGCAGTTGGCGGATCCGGAGCTTCTGGCACTGGAGCGCATACTGGAACCGCTTCCTCTTCCTCGGGATTTCGAACTCGTTCATCCGGGCACGCCGGTCAGTTACTATTATTTTCTGGAGAGCGGCATCGCCTGCATGGTCGCGACGAGTCCCGAGGGCAGGAAAGCCGAAATCGGGGTGCTTGGCAGGGACGCAATGTCGCCGCCGGCCCTGACGGTGGATGCAGAGCGATTTTCGTTCGACGTGATGATGCAGGTCGGCGGTCATGGACGCCGTGTGGACGCCGGCGCGTTGGCATGTTTCCTGGTCGACCGCCCCCCCGTTCGCCGGCTGCTTTCGCACTTTGTACATGCCTTCTTCGTGCAGGTCGCCAACAACGCGCTGTCCAACGCCGTTCATAAGATCGACGTTCGCCTGGCGAAGTGGATTCTGATGTGCCACGACCGCCTGGAAGGGGAAGAGATCGAAATCACCCATGAATATATGGCGACGATGCTCGGCGTCCGGCGCTCCAGCGTTACCGATGCACTGCATGTGCTTGAAGGCCGACATTTCATCTACTCCAGCCGAGGGATGGTGATCATCCGCGATCGAGCTTCCCTGGAGGCCTTCGCCGCCGATGCCTATGACGTCCCAGGCATATCGAGCCGTGATTGGCCGCAAATCAGCCGCCGTCCCCTGGCGATATACCGCTAA